A window of Drosophila santomea strain STO CAGO 1482 chromosome X, Prin_Dsan_1.1, whole genome shotgun sequence genomic DNA:
TGTCGGCGTGCTCGCAGGCCTCTCCGATCAGGCAGAGCATGGAGTCCATCCAGAAGTTGTCCAGATCCGGCTTGGTGTTCTTGTTCAAGTTGATCACCCAGCGACCGCCATGCACATTCGCCTCATCCTCCCACATGGGCCGAACGCCCTTCTTGAACAGACAGTAGTCGCTGCCCACCTTCAGCTCCGATGGCGGCTTGATGTGGGTTATCAGGCTCCAAAAGTTCTCGACGGTGTCGAAGCTCGTTACCTCGTGCAGCATATCCTCCCAGCTTTTGGTTCGGTCGTTCTCCAGATACCACAGAGTCCAGCAGCTGTTGAGTGGATGCTGGGGCTCCTCGGGCTCCTCGGGCTCCTCGGGCTCTACAGATTCGTCGTCCTCCGCGCCGGTGGTCAGATCCTCCTCGCTGGCATCGCTCAGTGACAAATAGTCTGGGGAATCGGCGAAATCGTCCACCGCATCCTCTTCTTTGAGCTGCGGATACACAATCTGATATATCTTGGGCTCCAGCCACCTGTTCAACAGCTTCTGCTCTGACAGCTGCTTCTCAATCCTCTGCTCTAGATATTTTTGCTCTGGGACCACCTTCTCCTGGCCTTTCTTCTCTACTGACTTCTTGTCCTGCAGCTTCTTCTCGACCACATTCTTCTTATCTTGCGCGATTATCGACGACTGCTCCTGGACTTTCTTCTGCTCCAGTCCCCTTTCCTTCTGCAGGaccttctccttctccttcgcCTGGCCCTGGCCCTTCACCTTCTCCTTGTCCTCCTTTCCCGTCGACTTTGCATCCTTGGGCTGGTTCTTGCGCGACTCCTTGTGGCTTTCACTGCTCCTGCTCGTCTGACTGGGAGTACGAGGCGCATTCTTCTGATTCTTCTTGCCCTTCTTGTTCTTCTTGCTGGCTTGGCCCTGCTTTGGAGGCTCTGGAGGCGTCGTTTTCTTGGGAGCATTCTTCGGTTCTTGAGTCTTCGCTGGTTGTGCAGTAGATTGAGGGACAGCAGCGGATTGAGGAGCTGCAGCTGTTGGAGTGACATCAGTTGATGGCGCCACTTTTTGGAGGCCTTGTGTGGGATAATCATTGTTGCTTGAGCAGCTCTTGAACATCGTCTTCGGATTGGCGAAGTTCTTCATCTTGTAGAAATTTTTGGGAAACATGGCGGCTTGGCTGGTGGTCGGAAACAGCTGTTGGGTGATATGGAAAAGGGAGGTGGGTGTTACTTACTTCTACTCTACTCTACTGCTTGGTTGTCTTTAATCCTGCACTTTACTGGTGTTGTGTTCCTGGCACTACCAAAACCTCAAACAGATTGATCAACTTTTACGTTAACAGGAATCTCAACACTAACTATTCTGAACACCAATcattatacatacatatgtgcatttaaagaaaatagatTCGGTATCGGGAATCTTTCATTTCGTAGCTTTCTGTACATAGCTTCATTGATCTATAAAGCCAAACACCAATGCGTTTTAAACTTCCAACTAATGAGACAAACAAGCCAAAATTCCCATTTTTTTCGAAGAACGTGAGCTGGAAATTTTGGCTTCAGAAGcacgaaaagaaaagaaaaactgaCCAAGACCAAGGGACGTGTGCAGAAGTTGGCAACTTTagaaacaaatatttacacaccCTCGGACTGAATGATTTGAGTGGGTGCAAAACCCCAAACACACGGGTGCGAGGTAACACATCACGCATTTCTTATTAGCCGGGTCAAGTTGTGCCTTCTCCTTGGAAACAGTTACGCTTGGACTACCGTTAACCCGGTCCGCAGCAACCGAGGGAAGTGCGATTCCCGATTTAAAGATTAAATAGTAGGACTTCGAACTACTTACGCATTTGCTGAAATCAGTGAGAATTCCCTACATCTACGATTATGAATCGGACGAGGGAAACTTTAGGCAATCGCAACACTTTTACTTCGAACTTCGATTTGGCTCTGGctgccataaatttaaatgggGTCAAAAGGACTCGAATAAATGAGTGAAAAATGTCACAATCAGAATCTGAAATcggcaacagaaacagaaacagaatcCGAGGCGTGCCAAATATTTGAGCGCCTTTGAACTATTAGGCTTTTGGGGTTTGGCAAGCAGGTTTTGGCCATTTCATTTGACCCGGTTTTGGTTTAATGGAAAATCTGTGTCTTAACCGCGGACAGCAGTGCATACACATATCACTTGGCATAGCTTATGAATTATACGGATGGGGGAATCTCCTTACTCGCAACTGCCAtacaaaaaagggaaaaagcgAAGGCGACACATTACAGGAGATTTTGCTACTTAAAAGGCGTTTGGGGATCCCATTCCCGACATTTCCAAATGCTCTTTTAACTTAAATGACAGGGGAAAGAAAAGCAGGGCCAAAACACTGGGTGCACTGGGAAAAAGTAGTGTAAAGTGGACTCAGATCAACACACGCTTTGGAACCTTGTATGCTAGTGTCCTGCAGCGATCTAGATTCATGTCACctaataatttacttttggCGTAAGTCGAGATCCCAAACAAAAGTCACCAGTGATTTTTCTCAGTTCCCACAAAGCAGTTTCGCCCTTCTCAGTTCTTGTCGatgcaattttttattttgcccaGCAACCAACAACCAGCAGGCAGCAACCAGCGCCCAATGTGATGTAAATATTGCATTAGACGGGGCCAAAGTGTTGAGCAAATTTATTGGCAGCACATAAATCGAGGACTCGCCCTCAACGGGTCGGTTGCTTGTCGTCTcttgaaaaatgaaatgttcTAAAGGTAAATATGCGCACAGCGAAGTGGCACTCATTCAGCTGAGTGTTGGAGGTGGGAAGTTGAAAGCCGGAGGATTTCTTTGCTGTGCTCGCCTTCTGTGACCTGTGACCTGTGACCTGTGGGCCATCGTCGCTGGCAGAAATGCTACTGAAATGTTGAAATGTTCAAATGCCGGCTGCTgactgctgcctgctgcctgctgcctgctgcgtGCTGCCTGCTAGCTGCCCCGAAAAACTgatgaaaatgcaaaaatgttgtTCCCAGCCCTTGCCTTTCCCCCCTTCCTATCCTTCGGCTGCTAtgccaattttaattaacaaaaaacatgAGCAGCTCCCTGTTGcgttgtgtgtgttttgtttagctctgttttgttttgttttgttcaactcaactcaactcagtTCTGTACTATTCTGTGCTGttctgttttgtttggctAGTTTGAACTTTGTTCCCCGTATCCTAGCATGCCGGTTGAACTAGCCGGGTGGGGTGGTGGGGTTAAGCAGGGGGCAAGGGCAAActccgccaccgccaccgccaccgcctccactTCCTTCAATCCGCTCAATTGCTCTGGCCCAACTTTCTGCATACTTTCGGGGATTCCCAGTAAGCGGCGGCAGCCAATGAAATTTAAGCTGACCCACAGACAAGACGTTTTCGCTCAAACCCTTtgcaacatacatacatgtcGAAGGTGGGAGAAACCCCACTAATGCCCCCAAGTCCATAAATAGTAACTTCGGATCAgatcggatcggattggatcgtatgtacatacacacaaCTTACCTAACGCTCTGCAACTATCCGAATATCGCTCAGGCCAATCAAAATATATGGCAACAAAGAAATCGCAAGGGTTTTTCGAACAAAATTTGAGCACAACTCAATTGTTCTTAAAACGAAATCGTCCAAAACTGTTGTATGTTGCTAGGCTTACTATGCACTGCAGCAAACGAGTGCCAGAAACAGGCACTTCTAACTTTTCGTAGATTGTGCTTGTGCCTtgcgtttccgtttccggtccCACTTCGGTTATATTCTGCATTTTTTTGTTCCCATCCTGCTGCCTATAAACTTCCTTCCCAGGGATCGCATTTCCCATTCGCGATTTCCCTAATCCCAAgcccaaacccaatcccaatcccaatcccagtgccagtgccactAAGCGCTCCTGGATTAGAGCgaaagcatttaattaaaaagtcgcatcgcttttgttgctgtgcgCTGGCATAATTTGCATGCCAACAACACTTTGGCCTGGCTGTTTGCTCATATCATTAATTCGCAATTTGgccaaataataatgaatattttCATCTTGTGTCGCTTTTTGCCCCTTTCAGCGTGGCTCTGAGCGTGTTTTTGTGcacatttgtatatttgttcATGTCCGTTCACATTCGAATGTTTTGCGTTTTGTGTTCTTGtgcaatgcaattaattaGAAGTGGATAAATGGTGCATGAGTGTgcgcaaattaaattaaattctatgtgcatttttgcattctgcatttagcattttgcatttttgccgGCGAATGAATCGACTGGAATCGCTTTGAAAAAGTCACTCGGAGTTGAAATGCAAACACGGCATTCTCAATTCATTGAGCATTATGAAAATGcacaaactgaaattgaacCATAAGTGCGGGAATTATCAATTCAAAATGCTAAACcgtgtaaaatatttaaagagtTGTTAACAGTTGCATTACGCCAAAAAGCCGCCCATAAACCAAGCACCCAATAGACAATCAGGGGGCGGGAGTGACGGGGAGTTCACCTCCAACCCGTCCAACAGTTCGTGGCCAACTGAAGCAAGCCGCTCGacttggcctggccaaaaccTGCTCGATCAAACAACAGAGGGGCAAAAACATAGCAGAACACCGGGAAAGCTTAACAGCGGAGAAGAAAGCTGTTGTGGGCCAACTTAGAGATGGCGTCACAAAGAATTCTGGGCTAAAATACAGCATTTTCTCTGCTTGCGTaaagaaacaacaaatacCTCATACCCATGTCAATGTGAACTGAGCTGCACAAAAGACAGACGCACATCAATTGTTTATTACTTTAAATAACTTTAGCAGACCCATAGAGTCGCACACATTTATGTAAATAGCAGCGTTTGCATTAAGTACTTATACAttgtgtttaaataataagCATCCGTTTTTGGGCCTGTTTGCTTAACTGCTTGCAAATGACTCGAGCAAACTTGCGTCAGACAGGTGAAAAGGTGAGTTGTCTGATCGGGAACCCAagcttttaattgttttcaatatttatatgttttcggttttttttcttctctgCCGCCCTAAATAGCTAAATAATTAGTATGTCCCTGAGAAATATTTACACTATATTCATTATTCACTTATAggctacaaaaaaaacattcaTGCAGTTATGAGTACTTATCACATTTGCACAAGAGCAACCCTTCCTCTTCAATCTTTTCGATATGCACCAACAAAGACTAGACTCCACCCACTGCCGCCTTCAACAGCAGTTCATCCCGAAGTCGGCGCTTCTCCAGGGTCTTGGCCAACTCCTCCTCGGTGGGCAAGAAGCCCAGTCTCCGGTATCGATCCTCTACTCTCGCCTGCAACTGCGGCTGGAATCTCCAGATACTGGCATCCACTATGGGGTCGATCAGCAGGGCCTTGGTGTCCGGTTCGCGATAGTGCTGCATTTGGGCAAACTCAATGGGCACCGATTTGGCCGCGCAGGCGGATTCCTCGGTGTGGAAGAAGGTGAAGTGGTTGTGCAGTCCAACGGCAAAGCGGGTGTCATGCAGACACTTGGCTGCTGCCCCGCGATCGCAGTGCTGACGCACTCGCTCCACGTGCTGCAGCATGTAGAAGGAGCTCGATAGATTGCGGTAGACCTTCGGACGCTCCGGATACCTGGGGTAGTACACGTTGCGGAAGCAGAAGCTCACCCACTCAGTGCAGTCCGCCGCAGTGCGACTCTCGTAGTCCGGCACAGTGCGGGCCAGTTTGACCAACTCCGGCCAGGTGGTTACGTTTCCGAGGGGCATTATTACCTCGTCGATGTCGAACACACCCACGTAGTCGAACTTGTACATGTTGCGGTAGAAGCAATCGTTGTACGGTATCATCTCGTTCAAAATCCGATTGAAGCCGTCGGCCTTCATGGCATAATGATGGAAGTGCCGTCCAACGTGCGGTTCACCTCTGCCCAAGGACATGGGACGCAGCTCCACAAAGCCGGGACTTGTAACCAGATAGTCCTTGACCACCCTCGTCATGTTCGGATGCATTTGGGCGTCGTAGAGCACCACCTTCTGGGCGCCCAGCAAACGCATCAGCTCCAGCCACTCGATCAATCGCCAAGACTTATCTTCATACGGAAAGTCCATGGCCTTCACGCATACCACGAATTTGGGATCTGTGGGGGATGTTGCCGACGTTGAGGATGAGGCATTCACCACGGACTCTTCCGCCACTGCCGGCTCATCAACTTCGTAGACCACGCGCAGGAGATTTCTGGCCATATCGCATTTCCTAGCCACCAAGGAAACCATTTGGGGCACCAGCCATTGGTGCTTACCCTCTGGCAAAGGACAGCTCAAGAATGTGGGGTAATACCGCCGCGGCGCATGATAAAAGGGCCACATTACCTTGTGCTCCGAAACGGGCACAATCACGGGCTTGGCCCTGCCCTCGAACCAAAACTGGCAGAAGATTTCGGGGTACTCGAAGGAGTTGTTCTGGTGCTGGTTCACCATGGCCAGCAGACGCACGAGCGGCGCCTCTGGCACCGCCTCTCTATCATCGTAGTAGGCTGCAAAGAGGTAGTACGTCAGGTTGCCATTAATGGCCCTCTGCCAATAGGTGTTGTGAAAGTCTATGTTCATCAGATCGGGCGCGGGTCCACACTTCGCCCCAGGCAATTTCCTGTTTTCTCTGGCCAGGAGCTCTTCCAGCGGAAAGTACGGCAATTCCTCGCGGATCCATTGCAATCGCTGCTCCAAAGAAGGCACTAAAATGGTAGTTGGGAATTTGCAACCCTTTAATGAAAGTAGTTCCCATGATTCTATCAATATTAGCTCTAATATTGACATCCTTTAATAtgtttacacatttttttaaacacatCTTTTTGAACATTGCCTAAATGGGATTTTCGCTTACTTCCTCTCCGATCTACGAGCAGCTCATCGAATACATCCACTTGCGAACTCCTCTGAAAGCGGGCAACACCATCATAGCTGTGCAAATAAAGTGCCAGAAGGAAGAGCAACTTGATGAAAATAATCACGAATAAAACGCGGAACAGGCGTGTGTAGCTAGACGACATATCGAATTTTGAATGATCCGGAACCTGCCTCAAAATGCCACAATACCTCGGCCTCGCCAACTGTTGGCGAAAAGTTTGCTAAAGCTGTTTTCATTATCCGTAAGACTTGGAGCGGTGACCTTATCGATTTAAGCTTGTAAAGACGTAAAACCCAAACTGTGTGCTACAGATATACAAATTCTAAAGATGTTTGCTTACTATCTATCTGCTTGACAATAGTCGATTTATG
This region includes:
- the LOC120457162 gene encoding RNA polymerase II degradation factor 1; translation: MFPKNFYKMKNFANPKTMFKSCSSNNDYPTQGLQKVAPSTDVTPTAAAPQSAAVPQSTAQPAKTQEPKNAPKKTTPPEPPKQGQASKKNKKGKKNQKNAPRTPSQTSRSSESHKESRKNQPKDAKSTGKEDKEKVKGQGQAKEKEKVLQKERGLEQKKVQEQSSIIAQDKKNVVEKKLQDKKSVEKKGQEKVVPEQKYLEQRIEKQLSEQKLLNRWLEPKIYQIVYPQLKEEDAVDDFADSPDYLSLSDASEEDLTTGAEDDESVEPEEPEEPEEPQHPLNSCWTLWYLENDRTKSWEDMLHEVTSFDTVENFWSLITHIKPPSELKVGSDYCLFKKGVRPMWEDEANVHGGRWVINLNKNTKPDLDNFWMDSMLCLIGEACEHADTLCGAVVNIRGKTNKISIWTADGGNEAAVLEIGRILREGLRMDSVYVLKYQLHKDTKVKQGSTVKSIYTL
- the LOC120455596 gene encoding uncharacterized protein LOC120455596, with the translated sequence MSSSYTRLFRVLFVIIFIKLLFLLALYLHSYDGVARFQRSSQVDVFDELLVDRRGMPSLEQRLQWIREELPYFPLEELLARENRKLPGAKCGPAPDLMNIDFHNTYWQRAINGNLTYYLFAAYYDDREAVPEAPLVRLLAMVNQHQNNSFEYPEIFCQFWFEGRAKPVIVPVSEHKVMWPFYHAPRRYYPTFLSCPLPEGKHQWLVPQMVSLVARKCDMARNLLRVVYEVDEPAVAEESVVNASSSTSATSPTDPKFVVCVKAMDFPYEDKSWRLIEWLELMRLLGAQKVVLYDAQMHPNMTRVVKDYLVTSPGFVELRPMSLGRGEPHVGRHFHHYAMKADGFNRILNEMIPYNDCFYRNMYKFDYVGVFDIDEVIMPLGNVTTWPELVKLARTVPDYESRTAADCTEWVSFCFRNVYYPRYPERPKVYRNLSSSFYMLQHVERVRQHCDRGAAAKCLHDTRFAVGLHNHFTFFHTEESACAAKSVPIEFAQMQHYREPDTKALLIDPIVDASIWRFQPQLQARVEDRYRRLGFLPTEEELAKTLEKRRLRDELLLKAAVGGV